One part of the Vicia villosa cultivar HV-30 ecotype Madison, WI linkage group LG6, Vvil1.0, whole genome shotgun sequence genome encodes these proteins:
- the LOC131613298 gene encoding uncharacterized protein LOC131613298, with translation MAKILILVVVLLQVSSFMGFAKGVYTHKKHAKHHPSVPTPSPVHSQSSYSFDSLDLDHHHKKHPRHHPSSPSPSPSQSTYTSSIDSIDLDRHHKRHHHHYPSTPSPSPVQSPSSVHIDSVDLDHHGKKHHHHHASAPIHSPIQSPSSLINDSFDVDHHHKKHHRHHPLAPTPSPARSQSSSSIDSLDLDHHHKKPKKHHQHHPPAPTPSAF, from the coding sequence ATGGCCAAAATTTTAATCTTAGTAGTAGTCTTACTTCAAGTGAGCTCTTTCATGGGCTTTGCTAAAGGGGTTTATACTCACAAAAAACACGCAAAACATCACCCATCAGTTCCAACTCCATCCCCTGTTCATTCACAATCTTCTTACTCTTTTGATTCTCTTGATTTGGATCATCATCACAAAAAACATCCTAGACATCACCCATCATCCCCATCCCCTTCTCCTAGTCAATCAACCTATACCTCCTCTATTGATTCTATAGATTTAGATCGTCATCACAAGagacatcatcatcattatccatCAACCCCAAGCCCTTCTCCTGTTCAGTCCCCATCTTCCGTCCATATTGATTCCGTTGATCTAGACCATCATGGCaagaaacatcatcatcatcatgcatCAGCCCCTATCCATTCCCCTATTCAATCACCATCTTCTTTAATTAATGATTCCTTTGATGTGGATCATCACCACAAGAAACATCATCGACACCACCCATTAGCCCCAACCCCTTCCCCGGCTCGATCACAATCTTCCTCCTCTATTGATTCTCTTGATTTGGATCATCATCACAAAAAACCCAAGAAGCATCACCAACATCACCCACCAGCCCCAACCCCTTCCGCATTTTGA
- the LOC131613295 gene encoding uncharacterized protein LOC131613295 → MAKILILVVVLLQVSSFMGFAKGVYTHKKHAKHHPSAPTPSPVHSQSSYSFDSLDLDHHHKKHPRHHPSSPSPSPSQSTYTSSIDSIDLDRHHKRHHRHHPSTPSPSPVQSPSSVHIDSVDLDHHGKKHHHHHPSAPIHSPVQSPSSLINDSFDVDHHHKKHHRHHPSAPTPSPA, encoded by the coding sequence ATGGCCAAAATTTTAATCTTAGTAGTAGTCTTACTTCAAGTGAGCTCTTTCATGGGCTTTGCTAAAGGGGTTTATACTCACAAAAAACACGCAAAACATCACCCATCAGCTCCAACTCCATCCCCTGTTCATTCACAATCTTCTTACTCTTTTGATTCTCTTGATTTAGATCATCATCACAAAAAACATCCTAGACATCACCCATCATCCCCATCCCCTTCTCCTAGTCAATCAACCTATACCTCCTCTATTGATTCTATAGATTTAGATCGTCATCACAAGAGACATCATCGTCATCATCCATCAACCCCAAGCCCTTCTCCTGTTCAGTCACCATCTTCCGTCCATATTGATTCCGTTGATCTAGACCATCATGGCaagaaacatcatcatcatcatccatcagCCCCTATCCATTCCCCTGTTCAATCACCATCTTCTTTAATTAATGATTCCTTTGATGTGGATCATCACCACAAGAAACATCATCGCCACCACCCATCAGCCCCAACCCCTTCCCCAGCTTGA
- the LOC131613296 gene encoding uncharacterized protein LOC131613296, with product MAKILILVVVLLQVSSFMGFAKGVYTHKKHAKHHPSAPTPSRVHSQSSYSFDSLDLDHHHKKHPRHHPSSPSPSPSQSTYTSSIDSIDLDRHHKRHHRHHPSTPSPSPVQSPSSVHIDSVDLDHHGKKHHHHHPSAPIHSPIQSPSSLINDSFDVDHHHKKHHRHHPSAPTPSPARSQSSSSIDSLDLDRHHKKPKKHHHHHPPAPTPSAF from the coding sequence ATGGCCAAAATTTTAATCTTAGTAGTAGTCTTACTTCAAGTGAGCTCTTTCATGGGCTTTGCTAAAGGGGTTTATACTCACAAAAAACACGCAAAACATCACCCATCAGCTCCAACTCCATCCCGTGTTCATTCACAATCTTCTTACTCTTTTGATTCTCTTGATTTGGATCATCATCACAAAAAACATCCTAGACATCACCCATCATCCCCATCCCCTTCTCCTAGTCAATCAACCTATACCTCCTCTATTGATTCTATAGATTTAGATCGTCATCACAAGAGACATCATCGTCATCATCCATCAACCCCAAGCCCTTCTCCTGTTCAGTCACCATCTTCCGTCCATATTGATTCCGTTGATCTAGACCATCATGGCaagaaacatcatcatcatcatccatcagCCCCTATCCATTCCCCTATTCAATCACCATCTTCTTTAATTAATGATTCCTTTGATGTGGATCATCACCACAAGAAACATCATCGCCACCACCCATCAGCCCCAACCCCTTCCCCAGCTCGATCACAATCTTCCTCCTCTATTGATTCTCTTGATTTGGATCGTCATCACAAAAAACCCAAGAAGCATCACCATCATCACCCACCAGCCCCAACCCCTTCCGCATTTTGA